The nucleotide window GTATCAGTGCACTGCTGGGCAGACTCCAAGGTAGTTTTAGATTGGTTGAATGGCCACCCATCGAGATGACAGACTTTCGTGGCAAACAGAGTGAGTGAGGTGATCACTACTATGCCTGGGGTGCAATGGCGTCATGTTAAGTCCGAAGACAATCCAGCCGATTGCGCAACTCGAGGGTTTTCGTCGGAGCAGCTTCAGCAGTCTTCCCTGTGGTGGGAAGGACCTGAATGGATCAGTAATGATTGGATGCAGGTAATTGATAGATTGCCCGTGGATGTTTCGCTAGATGTAGTAAATGCACAGGTTGCTGTTGAGAAGAAGGTTGACGAGAATCAAGAATCACAAGCGCTGTCTTATTTGGAGAAGTTTTCGAGTTTTCCAAAGATGTTGCGGATTTTGGCTTGTGCTTACAGATGGCGTTCGAATGCGGTCAAGTCCAGAGGAAGTCGCTGCACTGGTCATTTTACTGCTGAGGAGATGGAGGCTGCTCGAGTCGATCTGATTCGTAATGTGCAAAGTTAGCACTACGAGGAGGAATTGCGGTGTCTCAGAAGTAAACAACGGTTGTCATCTCGCAGTCACTTGCTGCGACTTGTACCATTTATTTGTCCACAGGGCTTGCTCCGAGTTGGAGGCCGATTGCAGCATTCGTTCTTGCAGTTCGATGAGAAGCACTCGATTATACTGCCAGCATCTAGTATTATAGTCAAGAGGTTGATTGAGGAGGTACATCGTCAGACTCTTCATGGAGGCGTTCAGCTGATGCTCAGTTCCCTCAATAGGACGTATTGGATTTCACGTGGGTTAAGAGTTGTACAGGGAGTTTATCGGCGCTACCATAGATGTATTCCCCAGCGAGTTTTCGCATACACCGGTCTGGACTATGCGGGACCGTTTCCAATATTGTTCTCCAAGGGCAGAGGTGCCAAGTCTACAAAGGGATATATAGCGATTTTTGTGTGTATAGTTGTTCGAGCTGTTCATATTGAAGTTGTGTCAGATTTGTCCACTGCGTTTCTAGCAGCGTTTCGCAGATTCACCGCTCGGCGTGGACTTTGTAGGATGGTATTCAGCGACAACGGCACCAACTTCAAGGGCGCAGCCACAGAAATTGACAGGTTATTCCAACGGGCTTCATCAGTATCGCAGGAGGTGGCAGCTGCATTGGCGAAGGACGGTATAGTATGGTCTTTTATACCTCCTAGAGCTCCTCATTTCGGAGGACTATGGGAGTCGGCAGTGAGAAGTTTTAAGCATCACTTCAAACGTGTTATTGGAGACACGTCATTAACGTTCGAGGAAATGTCGACAGTAATGtcacaataatactgccggtggttctgtacgggtgcgaaacgtgggctctcactaagcaggcggacaaccgttttagggtatttgaaaataaagtcttgcgaaaaatatacgggccgaagaaaaatgaggaaaccggggaatggaggagactacacaatgatgagttacacaatctgtacgcatcaccaaatattaacagaataataaaatcacgcagattgggatgggcaggacacgtagcgagaatgggagacgaccgtacggctgcgcgtgtcatgaagggcaggccgatggtaacgcaacctctaggtagacctagacgcagatgggaggacaacgtaaaagcggatctagtagaaacaggacgggtgggtgtcgatcggagggtgcatcttgggtgggatTGACACAAGACAGGGCagctcacctgagatctcatgaCAAAATCTCATCTGACCAAGTGTGCGAAATAAGTAAGTTCCACAGCTGAAAAAATTCTAAGTttggaaggaaaaaaataatttttaaaactttgttttGTATGCGTTGCAGACGATTTCTGGTCGTTTTAGATAGTTTTCAAAGGTAGCATTTAAAATTTGTGCACTTGTTGCCTTATATTCATGAAAATCATAAACTGGACAATGCATCTGATATTGATAAACTTATAAGTGCAGAAATATGAATGAATTATCCAAGGTTACATAATATTGTTAGGCAATCAGTGATACATGGCTCTTgtggtaaaaataatttaaatttaccaCGTATGGatagcaaaacaaaaaaatgtgtCAAAAACTCTCCGAAACAGTTGAATCAGCAAActacttttaataatactggaTATCCCCTTTATCGACGACGTATCAATGGAAAACAAATTCGTTTCAATAAAAACTATATATCTGATAATCGATTTGTAGTTCCATACAGTttgtatttattgttgaaatttaattGTCATATTAATGTTGAAATATGTTCAACTATTTAATgtgtcaaatatttatttaaatattgttataaggGGCATAAttgtgcatttataaaaatgagtcAAGGTAATATTAAAAACGAATGTGGAGAAGAAAATttcattatacaatataaGCTCTTTAACGAATTAACAACGTGCAATTTTCGATGCAGTattaaataatgtaatttAATAAAGCTAATCAAGTGAAGTGTTTCTTTATTAATTGACCTGGTGGTAGTGAAAAAGCTACTTACTAAATATATGACATGAAAACATGCTTTTCAGGCAGTGGATAAATTATTTGAAGACCTATGTAATAATGACATTGAATTTTGTGGCAAAGTAATAATTGTATCAGGTGACTTCTGACAAACACTACCTGTTGTCAAACATGGGAATCGAACAAAAATCATTgtgtaaaaaatatcatttatGGAGTAAATTCCAAATAATGACTTTAACAGATAATGTGAGAGTTAGTAATTGTGAGAAAGAGTTTAAACAATGGCTGTTAAAAATTAgagataaaaaatttacaacaaaCTTGAACTGGACATCAATGTAACTTTACTTCTAACAAAATTGTTATCAACCAATGATATAATTATGGAAATTGCTTTGATAATAccctattgataaatctcagatgagatctcacctgagatctcatgaCAAAATCTCATCTGACCAAGTGCGCGAAATAACTAAGTCCCGCAGCTGAATAAATTATAAGTTCTGGAGGGAAAAAATTACTCTTAAGACTgtgttttttatgcgttttaGGCGATTTCTGATTGTTCTAGATAGTTGCTAAATAGGTAGGTTTTGAAATTCGTTTTTAGATATAATAAGGAAAtagtttcatttttaatagtttactagtttaaattttaaacaactttttCATTAAACTGTGTAATTTTCAAACGCATTgtgtaatttattaatttaacgTACTGCATTCAAAGCAATTCTTTTTGACCTGTTGTCTCTAATGTTAATACTCAATCTTCGGACACTGTCTTTTATCATTACTGATTTTACTTCATCCTCCAAATTTTTGTAACGATCATCTGAATTGATGTAGTCTTTAACTAAACCTGTAAACAGAGcaaacttttttatatttagtcTATCatacaaaatagtatattacgatactgGAGGGGTAAAGGGATTTCACCCACATGGGTTAAATTatgtacgatattttatgaaactACGTGCTTACACCGAGATTTAgcgagtgcatttttgcacgagcgTGACTTAAATTGAGGTTTATGCCACGGCGTGTCACAAAAGAATTTGAGGCTAAAAGAATCCTAGCCGTATAGACTAAAttgttgcaaaaaataaaaaattaacttgaCTCACTTAAATATAATTCCAATTTTTTTGGTGAGCACAATTTTACAGAACTTCGACCAGGAGTGGAATTATTTACTTTCGTATTGTCTAAGCATATATTTTCACAAATATTTCGCCATCTCTCTGGTAAATGTCAACAaccctttttttttacttaatttcCAACTactttttctcgctttgcaTCCTAGTCCTAAGTACACCTGCATATTAATAGTATAATTATTAACTGAACAACgttgaattaaaatataaattatttaaacaaatttattactTTGTTTTCAACTATGGCATAACGTTCGAAACGGTCAGGTGTCGCTGTAATATGTAaacaaatcaattaaaatttcataatagaaaaaatattgttttatctatgtatttatttatttttacatcacGCTCTATTCACAATCGCGTAATAGCATACTTTCGGTGCGggtaaaaaatagtatattacaatACGAGTACCTTAACTAAGTGATTTTCGCACAagcgcattaaaaaaaaaagcgatttTTGATCAGCTACGcgcaagagtatcgtatactattttttgacacgacTGTGCAAATCTACGCTCTTAGCAGATGAACTTGCGCGGAATTCAGACTTCGCCCACGCTGTGCATGAAATTCATAATTCGCGCACTATGAAAATCAGGCATTTCGAGCCATCTACACAGCTAGAAAAACGAATTTCGTACACAGAGTGTCAAAAAAGTACTTTTACTAACTTTTTTCTAACGCTCAGTAAACTCtatttttactaaactttATAAGAACtgcaataaaataatttgtacCTGGAGGTATGAGTAGATCATACTTCTTGTATCGTTTGTACAGTTTCGGTTCGTATCGTTGTAACAAAGGAAAGTTTTGATCTTCATCATCCACATCATCGTAATCTGAACCTACGGTAATTtatgattaatatttttaaatttgtttaccAAGGTATAAatctaaatatttacaatgttGTAGATTCTAAAAGACTATAAGTTTTAAGCACAAACTAGTATGCAAAGGCAATCACTAATTCTTTGTTtatagaatataaatatataaatagaatCAGTTTTTGTCTATATAAATAGAATCTATATAAATAGAATCAGTTTTTGTCACAGTATttaggtatatacatataaacgacaatattttattaccaTTATCATTTTCATCCTCCACTTGCACTTGTACATTCGGCTGTCTTAAAGGGGACTGCGATCGAGATCGATTTCTTTCCTTAGGGGTCTGCGGTCTTTCAGAGTTATCGCCAGCATCAGGACGGTTGCGGGGAACAGAGGGAGAACGGGATTGCGGATAAATTGGTGACCGCGACCTAGATCGCGACCTTGACCTAGGCTGTGAACTTGACTTAGACCTTGACCTTGACTGTGACCGCGAGCTTGACCTAGACCGTGACTGACTCATTGACCGTGACTTCGACCGAGACCGGGACTTAGACCTAGACCGTGACTGACTCCATGACCGTGACTTAGACCGAGAACGTGACTTAGACCTGGACCGTGACTTTGACTTAGACCGAGATCGAGACTTAGACCTGgaccgtgacttagacctGGACGGTGTCTGTGACTTTGACTTAGACCGAGACTTAGACCTAGGCTGTGATTTAGACCTGGACTGTGACTTAGACCTAGACCTTgactttgaccttgacttTGACCGTGACTTTGACTTAGTACGTGACAGACctagaccgtgacttagaCTTAGTACGTGACTTAGACCTAGACCGTGACTTGGACCGTGACTTACACTTAGAACGTGACTTAGACCTTGACCGTGACTTGGACCTAGAGATTGACTTTGGCCTAGAGCGtgagtttgaccttgaacgtgACTTAATATTAGACTGTGACTTCGACCCAGAGAGAGACCGTGACTCAGACGACAATGAACGTGACTTTGACTTAGTTTTAGTGTCAGACCATAAATTAGATTTAGGCTCAGATGCAACCCGTGTCTCAGATTCAAGGGGCTGAGAATCGAAGCACGACTCAGAATCAAGGGACTCAAAATCAACCTGTGACTCAGAATTATCCCACGACTCAGAATCAACCCGTAGCTTACAAGTAGACTGCGTCTTAGATGTCGACTTTGACCGTAACAAAGACCTAGATCGTGAATTAGATATTAACCGCGATTTTGTCCTTGACTTTGACCTAAACTTTGACCGGGACCGTGATTTTAGTTTCGAATTAGATCGTGACTTTGACGTGCCACTTAGTGAAAAGCTAGACTGTGACTTCACTGTAGGTTTTATTGCAGGTAGGGAAGGTGAGGAGCAGCTGATTTTAGAAAATGTATCATTTTGAGAGGACCTCTGGCTTGACAGTTTTAATGTAAGTGAAGAAGGCCCAGATGAAATCGAATTGTTTTGAGTGGACATTGTATTGAATCCTATATTCCGTAAAACAACGCGTGGCTCCTTATCTGTTACTAACTTTGTGTAATCACCAGATGCTCTACAAcccataataaaaaattttgtatcattttgatataaatatttacatattttaaactGTATTTCTAAATCATCtataattattcaatttcgTTTGCATTAAAAAGCCAAaaagtattataaaaagaaagtcttaaattttatttacccaAAACTAATATTTTCACACATTTCTGATAGGcgccttttttttattacccCTTCATCTGTAGATTTATCACCATCATTTGCATCATCGAGACAAAGCTCTTTTCTGGTTTGTAACAAAATGCtctttttgtacttttaaataaCATTACTGGAGttaataatatttcttttctttgtcGAAAGTTTACTTGAttgctataaatataatatacagtttatttaaacaatcgGTTTATAGAAAATGACTACAATATTACTACAATATATAGCctttcatataaaaattttgtaatctAATAGACCACGTAAAATCTACAGGACGTAAGATCATACGCATATACATAtgtgtacatttttattccaCACTCAACTAAAAAGTCCACTTTAAGACTGTAAAAAACGGAGCAAACGGGTATATTTTTCCTGGAAACCAGTTTTGCGGgtcaaacataaaatttgtgtaacaATGGCACGATTTTTCTTCGCGTTTTGAACGAAAGTTACCATTTTCAAATCAgcgggcaaaaaaaattaagggcGTTTTATACCCGCGAATGCGAGCGTTTTTCGTCCTTTGCTTGGGCAGCAGTTGCTAAACAATGTAAAACGCCAGCTAAAGCAGGTACCGAGCAAATTAGCGGGCGTATAGCAagcgtttttaattttttcacgcCCGCTGTATGTACGCGCGCGTGAGCGGACctacaaaaaataatcatgCAATTATTTGAGTGATGAAGCTGTAAGCGTCGCGAGAGACTGACGAGATAATCACGTAAAAATTACATTATATATGGGACAATTTCTCATGtgattatcacgtgataaatttataaaaacggtatctacaaatttaaaaacaagacAATTCGCAATAAGTCTGGGTCAAATtacaaaaacagttttttgtaacacatgcacgattttcgcgttttttcgacCTAAAATTAGGGACTGAAGTAGTCGTTTTCCGTCCGGCAGGCGAAAAAATGCAGCAGCGGGCGTGAAAGTATTTTTCGACCGAATTGtaattttctatttgaaacaaaaataaacaataagtTATTAAATACATTATCAATAAATCGATAATTAGTTCAATTTTCctcatttttaaattgatgaATATAACTAATTAGCATTTTTATAACTATAAAGTTGCAAGTTTAGATGCGTTTcgcgcgttctttttatagtaTCATATATTTTCTCAATATACACATTTTAAGGTTAGGTATTCACACATCTGCACAAAATTTCACGTGAATACGACGTAATAATATCGCGATTCTCACGTGATTATCACGTCAGTAATTGCGTGATTTTTTTCCAAACGGGTGCGCGAGTGCGTCTTTGTGAacgcatac belongs to Nasonia vitripennis strain AsymCx chromosome 5 unlocalized genomic scaffold, Nvit_psr_1.1 chr5_random0004, whole genome shotgun sequence and includes:
- the LOC116417892 gene encoding uncharacterized protein LOC116417892; its protein translation is MPGVQWRHVKSEDNPADCATRGFSSEQLQQSSLWWEGPEWISNDWMQVIDRLPVDVSLDVVNAQVAVEKKVDENQESQALSYLEKFSSFPKMLRILACAYRWRSNAVKSRGSRCTGHFTAEEMEAARGLLRVGGRLQHSFLQFDEKHSIILPASSIIVKRLIEEVHRQTLHGGVQLMLSSLNRTYWISRGLRVVQGVYRRYHRCIPQRVFAYTGLDYAGPFPILFSKGRGAKSTKGYIAIFVCIVVRAVHIEVVSDLSTAFLAAFRRFTARRGLCRMVFSDNGTNFKGAATEIDRLFQRASSVSQEVAAALAKDGIVWSFIPPRAPHFGGLWESAVRSFKHHFKRVIGDTSLTFEEMSTVMSQ
- the LOC107981422 gene encoding serine/arginine-rich splicing factor 4-like isoform X1, producing the protein MSQSRSRSSSRSQSRSRSKSSSQPRSRSRSRSRSPIYPQSRSPSVPRNRPDAGDNSERPQTPKERNRSRSQSPLRQPNVQVQVEDENDNGSDYDDVDDEDQNFPLLQRYEPKLYKRYKKYDLLIPPATPDRFERYAIVENKVYLGLGCKARKSSWKLSKKKGLLTFTREMAKYL
- the LOC107981422 gene encoding serine/arginine-rich splicing factor 5-like isoform X2 gives rise to the protein MSQSRSRSSSRSQSRSRSKSSSQPRSRSRSRSRSPIYPQSRSPSVPRNRPDAGDNSERPQTPKERNRSRSQSPLRQPNVQVQVEDENDNGSDYDDVDDEDQNFPLLQRYEPKLYKRYKKYDLLIPPATPDRFERYAIVENKD